CTCATCAACCTTTGTGGCCAAGCTGAGGGCCTAATGGAGCTTGAGTTCTCTACTTTCATAACCAAAACACCCAAACCACTCAACAACCTCAACCTCTTCCCGTACTATGGAAACTACGTCAAGCTAGCCAAAATGGAGTACAACATCTTGGCCGAGAATGGTGCGGCGAGCCCCAAGAAGGTAGCGTTCGTGGGGTCAGGTCCTATGCCCTTGACATCCCTAGTCTTGGCAGCCAGCCACATGAGAACCTCTCACTTTGACAACTTCGATCTCGACGAGAAGGCGAACAGCCTCGCTCGCCGGCTGGTTTCTTCCGATGAAGAGCTTGAGAAGAGAATGAAGTTTGTGACCAAAGATGTCATGGAGTTGAGGGAGAGTCTTGGTGAGTATGACTGCATATTCTTGGCTGCTCTTGTGGGATTGAGTAGAGATGAGAAGGTGAAGATTTTAGGGCACGTGAGGAAGTATATGAAGGAAGGAGGGTTGTTGCTTGTGAGGAGTGCCAATGGGGCTAGGGCTTTTCTGTACCCTGTGGTTGAGGAGCATGACTTGGTTGGTTTTGAGGTTCTTTGCGTCTTTCATCCCAACGATGAAGTTATCAACTCGGTTGTTTTGGTTCGAAAGCCCTTTGCttctaattaattataataataataataatgatgtaTTATATGGTAAGCTTTCAGGGGCTTtacatataattaatatatatcctACGTTCTCTTTAAGTGTCTTTACATATAATTGTTATTAGCTCCATTTTCTCCCATCTTAGGGAATTGTGATTGTGAGCCTATCTATGTATGTTTGCGTTTTAATTGAGTTTGCATTATGAATTCCTACTAGCTAGCTGGTACGTATAGTACTTTGTGGTTTTggtcaatatataaatataccagatttatgtgtttttttcttcttctaatgtGTGATAGAATAATAATGGCAATTTTCCACATCATGGTACGTAATATGGTAAAGAGTAATGTTTGCCTTTGAATCATCATGATGCATCATTGTTTGAGGAATAAAATGAACTAAGCCCAAACCCAGATAAGAAGGCCCAATAAAAAGTCCCAAAAAATTGGTCATCAGCCCACAGATGAAAATCTATATATTCAAACTACTGCAGAAAAGTAAGGAGCGATCTCGTCCGAGCAATTAAGGATACAAATTACAATAGGCCGTCCGATCAGGAAAAGTAGAATGGAATCGCAGTCCAAATAAATGGTAGAGTAGAAAATAATTAGAACTATGTGAGAGGTGGTTCAGATAGTACATGAAATGATTCAAACCAACAAAAATTTGGAATAATACTATTATAAAACACTACAAGAATTTCAAGTGTCCGCCGCTAATACGCCGCGCATAAAAATTTgtcgctaataatgattattagcggcggattggcacacccgccgctaataaccatttattagcggcggagcccGCTGCTAATACCTATGTCAGAGACATTATTATTAGTCgtggggtccgccgctaatattgtttttataatttttttaaaattaaattttaaataaattaatatttattaaatttaattatttttaaaaataatttataatataatttaacaaaaataaacatttaattaatttaaacataactaacattaaaattaatataaatagttttaatatttatcaaactagtaaatatcgctattgtcattaaaaataaataaagtattaattcagtccaaatatataaactagtaactaaataaagtcattaagattaatattgaaattgtcctcatcttcaacattttggtttgGCTGTGAGGACGACGGCTGTGGCGGTGAGGGTgacggctgtggctgtggcgttgaaggaatataaggtggttgtgatgatcgtccgagcgtgaggtccccaaacagatctcgaggctgtggctgCGACCCGCCTCCAACCTCCCAATATCTAACATTAGGTAGCagaggctgcatcgatcctcctggaAAATCGGTAAAGCTAAAATATAGTAGAGGAGACTGGGAAGAGGGTCCAGAAGTGTATTAGTTTTGATACTGAAGAGGTTGTTGCGACGAAACATGTAGCGGATACATTGGATGAGGCTGGTATAGCTGCTGTggcggatactgtgaaggaggctggaactgctgctgtgaaggaggctgatactgctgctgtgaaggaggctggtgcTGCTGTTGTGGCGATGTATGAAGGTCAAGATTGAcagtgttactctgagaagacgaaccaccttcggattgtggtggAAAATGCCTCTGCATAAAACTGTCAAACATTGGGTCATACATTTTACTGGGATGCACAATTGTCGCAGTCTCAAACGTCTCACGAATTGCCTTCATCATCATAGCCATAACtttcatatcttcattaggcgtagcagcagtatttgcttgggactaactttgatctgtagagctagaggatgGCATTAAAAGTTAACCCAAAATATCCCACTAATGAATTTCAATGTATCAATtagatcaattttttttatacattttcTTTGATGCAATGatgtcaacatatatatatatatctaacaaaGAAGCAAGAATACCTGTAAAAATAAGGTAGAAATTTTAAGCAGCTAGACTGTAATATTGATTATGAAATGTTCTCCTAATTTGCATATATGTCAAAGATACAACATGTAAGGACCGTTGGACACCATCTATTTCCccattggtatgatattgtccgctttgggcctaagccctcacAGATTTGTTTTTGGGCACCTTCCCAAAAGGCCTCATTCCAATGGAGATGGTGTCCAACTTTATATACCCAAGATCCTTCCCATTTCTAGCCAATGTAggactttggttgtacacccaacaATCATCCCCTCAAACAAAGGACCACCTTGCCTCCCCTGAGACGATTACAGATCTAAACCTGAATCCCtcgattccaacactcaagatcccctTGAGTAAGCTAGATGAATCCCTTCACCAGCTAGATTCGAAATCCTTTCGAATCAGATCTGAACCTCTGAAGGCTCTAGCAGCAAGCTTCACCTCCTTTGTTTGGCAATCCGAGGATACATTCACATGGCTAATTTTGGGATCTGGCTCTGACACCACTTATAAGGACCGTTGGACACCATCTATTTCCccattggtatgatattgtcCGCTTTGGGCCTAAGTCCTCACGGATTTGTTTTTGGGCACCTTTCCAAAAGGCCTCATTCCAATGGAGATAGTGTCCATCCTTATATACCCAAGATCCTTcccatttctagccaatgtgggactttggttgtacacccaacacaacaaaatatatattatcacataatcaacttttttttttaaacgaAATAGAATTAATAATGAATACAAGATCCATTTTACAATTACCTCTACTATTCCAACTTTTTCAAATTAATTCTTCTACTttgaaaagagaaaaaagaaaaaaaaattcgtAGCTTCTGCAAtaaaacacacacaaaaaaaaagttatttgtgTAAAACAATAAAAACTATAAATATTATGTAGAGTAATATTATTATGTATATAGAAAGGAGACGTACCTGAATGGGAATTAAGGAAGGAAGAATCACCTCCCATCAATCTGACCCAACAACAAAATCAAACACTCTGAAAAAAATACAACTACTCTGAAAAAACAACTACCACAGACGGTCCAGAAATAAAGATACAACTACTCTAAAAAAAAGCTAAAACTACAACAACAATAAACACAACTTACCACAGACGCGAAGAGGTGGAAAGTTGCTGTGTAATCTAttgggtgtacaaccaaagtcccacattggctagaaatgggAAGGATCTTGGGTATATAAAGTTGGACACCATCTCCATTGGAATGAGGCCTTTTGGGAAGGTGCCCAAAAACAAATCCGTGAGGGCATAGGCCCAAAGCGGACAATATCATACCAATGAGGAAATAGATGGTGTCCAACGGtccttacaagtggtatcagagccaggttcccaAAATTAGCCACGTGAATGTATCCTCGGATTGCCAAACAAAGGAGGTGAAGCTTGCTGCTAGAGCCATCAGAGGTTCATATCTGATTCGAAGGGATTTCGAATCTAGCTGGTGAAGGGATTCATCTAGCTTACTCAaggggatcttgagtgttggaatcgaGCGATTCAGGTATTCGAAGCGATTTCGAATCTAGCTGGCGAAGGGATTCATCTAGCTTACTCAaggggatcttgagtgttggaatcgaGGAATTCAGGTTTAGATCTGTAATCGTCTGAGGGGAGGCAAGGTGGTCCTTTGTTTGAGTGGAGGATtgttgggtgtacaaccaaagtcccacattggctagaaatgggAAGGATCTTGGGTATATAAAGTTGGACACCATCTCCATTGGAATGAGGCCTTTTGGGAAGGTGCCCAAAAACAAATCCgtgagggcttaggcccaaagcggacaatatcataccaatggGGAAATAGATGGTGTCCGACGGTCCTTACATAATCGTCTACCAGTCGACGGAGAAGtcggagaagaagaaaggagaacagACGCGAAGAGGGGGTGCCAATTTGATGTGTATTCATAAGCATTAGCGGCGGGACCCGCCGCTATTAGTTTCTCCCGCGGCCATTAATATTACTAGCGGCGGGTAGCCCGCCTCTAATAAAAGGTGATTACCCGCCGCTGATACTATTAGCAGCGGATATCCGCCTCTAAAAGAAGGTAattgtccgccgctaataacacttaaaaaaataaactgTTTGTTTCCCGGGTATTTGCATCTgttgtattagcggcggactacccGTCGCTAATAATGggcagtccgccgctaatatatattattatatttttttaaataatcacacttaattagcggcggacccctagtccgccgctaataccttGTATAATAGCGGCAGACTGTACCCGCCGCTAATAGATACGCCGCAACTAACATTAATTGTTGTAGGGAAAGAAAGAGAGTGCACATAAAAAGATGAGGATAACATTGAGAAGAAAAATGACAGAAAGATCCCAAAATTAAGGTCATCTAGACAATAATTCGATTACAGATTTTTGTCAAAACAATGATTAGTATATACTTTTCAATATTAAGGTCTTTCGattgataaataaaatatatttataaataattaaaagcaCAACAAACACAGGATATAaagaaatatttttctcttttattGATTACAACTTACAAGATTGAGATGATCATCATCagttcatcatatatatataatcatgaaAGTGGTACAAAAATTAacaaagtaaataaaaagatgagaCTGAAAGTAGCGTTGTAATTGCATGCAcatgaaaagtaaaataaaataataaaagggaagaataataataataatgatcaaaATATTGAATATCAAGAGATGATGATGAGTAGAACTTGTTTTCCATCTTCGTACTAGTTGTATTGACATTCCTTGGGAAGGCCATTAGGGAATCGTTTGAAATCTTTGCAGTAATTGTAGATCATATTGTTCTGCTTAACCCGGTTCAACTTTCCCATAGCTCCATGATCAAGCGTTTTGAAGAACTTATCAGGACTAGTCCAGAAAGAAAATATAGATCTGGAAGGTGGTGTGCAAGAAGGATAGCCTTTAGACCAGTCACAGTTATATTTCTCTGCTCTGAATTCCTTGAAGAAGGCCTTGAAAGGTGCTTTTGACCAATCTATCTTCACCAAACCACCTCTTGTGGCCCAATTATCAGCTTCCCACAGGCTTGAGTAAAGCTTCATGGCCTTGTTTTTGGGGAAGGGAACGCCCTTACTCTCCAGGTTCTTGAATTCTCTGATTGGAGTTTCATCAACTAACCACCTAAGAGTTTACAAGAGATCTTGATCAGTTAATTAGATTATTATGATATCTTGATATCGTTTATCCTAGAACTAGCTAGATATATCTTAGAACTAATATATATGTTACCAAAAAATTCTAGTAGGAATTTTGTACCACTAGCTAGGCACAGTAGTATTATTGAGGATCAATTTTATATACACTTACACAATGTGATGAGGACTCCAGAGAATGGAGTATTTGTGAAAATCAGCAGTGGGGTCAAACCAAAGACGGAATTGCTGCTCTCTTTTACCTTCTCCATTGCAAAACACATTGGTGTGAACTGTGTAGGGTTGGCCACTGACGTTCCCCAAGAATTCAAAGTCTATCTCATCGTGCCCTTTTCCTTTGGAAGATAACTAATCAATCATATCAAACAAATTAGCCTAATTAATTAAATGGACATGCAATTAATAATTAAAGAGGAAATAGAAAAGATGAGAATAATTAAAAACTACTGACGAAGAAGGCTGTGACAGTTCCAGCTGAGTTTCCAGAGACGAGCTTGATTAGCATGTCGATCCTGGCGAAGAGATATTTGCCATTTGACTCGAAGCCTGAGCCTGAAACTTTGTCAAGCGTGACGCTAAGAAGCTGGCCATTGTTGACTATCTTAGAGCGACCATTCCCCCATGAGCAGTGGAGATCATCGAACAGATTACCACCGAAGACACCGATGGAAGAAGAGCTAAGAGTAAGAAATAAAACCACCAAAACTGTTTGGTTGATCTTCATGATAGGCAGTAATGGAAGTCTTActtatgttcttcttcttcttgtttgtGTTTTGTTTTGACATGTTATAGCTTGAAAAGTATCATATTTATAGGTTAAAACTATTATGACTTCATGGGGTTTCACCATCGTTATGACtaattctattattattattattattattattattgtaagtTTTAGTTGTGTAGTAGTAGTCTTAATGACATGGAACAACTCTTAAAATCCAGCTATGTATTCTTTACAATCGTTTTCGTGACTGAAACTATGCCCACCACTAACCAATCATTTAATATATAATGAAAGAATGAAATCCCTTTTAATAGAATTATGTTGGTATTTCACTTGAATTTTCAGATTAATTTGTTAACAAGCCAATTGTGTCAACGggagaaaaaaatatatgaacGTTTGACTTGATTATTGTGCATAAAAGAACCAAAATCCTCAACGTGGTAGCCACACTCAATAAGGGCTTAAGAAGACAATTCTCACGTAGGAAACACCACCTACTTTTTCTTCAAAATTAATGTATTAAATAACACAATCAATTTATCATTATATCAAATCTACAATACATTTTTACTTTTTGCCTCAGCTCATGGGCCCGGAGAAGGGCCTGGGCCAGCTAGTGTTGTCAAGAATTTGACAACTTTTTGGCATCTTTAgtaaaaatatcacaaaatttttGTTCTAACTAAAATGAGAGTAAAAATTTGACATGATTTAAGCCAAATAACTTGTTCGCTTCTATAACGTTTAGTTTTTCAATACAGTCTAAACTAGTACcctcaatatatatatttttatcaaaCTAATTTATGTTAAGACCTAAATACCTTTAATAACGTAATACCTTAATATATTACAttttaatattgattttttttttatgttgtgcGTTCAAATCATCATTTAGAGCCTTATCTGGTGGAGATGTCTCATGGTGGACTGGGGGCAAGCCTAGGATTTCCTCAGGGTTGTTTGAC
The Humulus lupulus chromosome 6, drHumLupu1.1, whole genome shotgun sequence DNA segment above includes these coding regions:
- the LOC133784452 gene encoding nicotianamine synthase-like, coding for MASLQISDFNSQIPVDLLISYVFQLHTNISKLESLRPSKQVNALFTQLVNLCTLPSSIDVRALPQDLQLKRASLINLCGQAEGLMELEFSTFITKTPKPLNNLNLFPYYGNYVKLAKMEYNILAENGAASPKKVAFVGSGPMPLTSLVLAASHMRTSHFDNFDLDEKANSLARRLVSSDEELEKRMKFVTKDVMELRESLGEYDCIFLAALVGLSRDEKVKILGHVRKYMKEGGLLLVRSANGARAFLYPVVEEHDLVGFEVLCVFHPNDEVINSVVLVRKPFASN
- the LOC133784453 gene encoding xyloglucan endotransglucosylase/hydrolase protein 24-like; translated protein: MKINQTVLVVLFLTLSSSSIGVFGGNLFDDLHCSWGNGRSKIVNNGQLLSVTLDKVSGSGFESNGKYLFARIDMLIKLVSGNSAGTVTAFFLSSKGKGHDEIDFEFLGNVSGQPYTVHTNVFCNGEGKREQQFRLWFDPTADFHKYSILWSPHHIVWLVDETPIREFKNLESKGVPFPKNKAMKLYSSLWEADNWATRGGLVKIDWSKAPFKAFFKEFRAEKYNCDWSKGYPSCTPPSRSIFSFWTSPDKFFKTLDHGAMGKLNRVKQNNMIYNYCKDFKRFPNGLPKECQYN